The Leptolyngbyaceae cyanobacterium genome window below encodes:
- a CDS encoding PAS domain S-box protein yields the protein MLINYLSRASGKILKKLPLQTIIIIAFVLQICVTVSLVGYLSFYNGKQAVNDVTHQLRSEITARIQAEFRNFLQIANLLNKINLKAMESGVLKPENQGFLEQYFLSQIKEIPEINRIAFANQKGEVVAVARDKSGQLLIQVANQQTEGNYQIYGVDKQGNRTTLIKSIPKYDVRTRPWYKAAVKAGKATWTDIHYSVSQETLGITATQPVYDRTGKFLGVLGTQFTNLSQISKFLQNVKVGINGQTFIIERTGLLVGSSTNEQLWKNTDDRALGQRQTAFNKNNPLMVAIGDNLRKKFGSLARIDSNQKLDFTYEGKRIFVQIAPLKELRGIDWLLVVVVRESDFMARIDANTQKTVLLCILATFVSTFIGIKLAAWVTKPIHQLNAAARGIAIGEWDKTVEIERFDEVGQLAKSFNQMAGQLKILFAQMQELNEALFASERRLEQFLVALPVGVAVIEKNGTISYANQMAKDLFNDRNILHTTPENRANIYQLYLGGSDRLYPSDRLPSVRALNGETVIVDDVEIHRDGRVICLEMRTIPVFDPQGNVAYAIAAFHDITDRKQAEAQRQQAEKALIESEKRYANLANAAPVGIFRTDIEGCCLYGNDRSFEMIGLERSESMGQGWTKSLHPDDRDRALAAWFDLVRKGIPFNCEYRFVRSDYTTIWVFGQAIPEKDANGNIIGYIGTITDITDRKLVETALKTSRSRLKDVLENAAVLIISLRLYEDMTWEYEYISPRSEAILGFRPEEFLANPNLWSERLKPEDFAYKMMPLERMLTENYLEFEYRFRHKNGKIIWLNETLIRRKSPDGNYWLITIVTSDISQRKKAEKLLERYNRNLEKQVQKRTAELASINQQLQQEITERKQIEKALRHSEEKTAAIIDHVGAYIYVKDLNSRYIFANRLYQEALGLTEEEIIGADDFQLFSLQLALSALKTDREVIESANVVRSYDLGGVNNAGKRCYYLNIKVPLKTEEGNVYGICGISTDITEIKTTEEALRQSEKQMQALLSAIPDLMFRQKVDGTFLDVTGDEKDLILPGKSIIGKNLRDLPIAEPVKTNLLARFQAAVETGKIQIYEHDLEKPDGIHSYEARIVQSGVDEVVCIVRDITERKLAQIALQESEERYRSLVTAMAEGIVLQDASGSIRTCNASAEKILGLSLKEMMGLSSINSYWQAIREDGSPFPGEEHPAMVSLRTGKPCSNVIMGIYKSDSSLRWISINSQPLFRPEEKLPYAVVTSFSDITDRKQVEEALRNSQNFLQKVANAVPQMLYLFDITEGTALYLNEQSNKIVGYSSEEICGASPEWLIEKFHPDDRHLCYELPTRFINIDDREILSTEYRFLHKNGEWRWLVAREVVFARDATGKPTQILGAVEDVSDRKLAEEKLRQQQEFLRIVIDNDPNTIFVKDREGKFLLVNKAGAKCFYNTTVEELVGKRDADFHDSAEIIENFLQQNRYIIETGQSLFIPEEKFTSIARQEKWFQWQKIPLRPPGKDEICVLGIGVDITDIKQKEEELRQAKEAAEAANKAKSIFLANMSHELRTPLNAILGFSHLMARATNLSKEQQENLSIIHRSGEHLLTIINQVLDLSKIEAGRITLSENNFDLYRLLDELEIMFSLKVKDKNLQLNFERYPDVPQCVRTDEIKLREVLINLISNAIKFTSDGNVYIRTSLIDRSPLAVNRGKESTNNLSEPKEIAIQFEIIDTGIGIYPEEFEKLFKPFLQTISGQQVQEGTGLGLTISRQFIRLMGGEITVSSHGKSFNPEANSCEINQERITGTTFKFYIQAGVASDSEIKYSFQKRRPIALASHQPSYRILIVDDSNENRQLLTELLTPIGFELKSANDGSQALQIWESWQPDLIWMDMRMPIKDGYEATREIRSKEKNRTESEMGKSHQTKIIALTASAFEEEKASILAAGCDDFISKPFREQDIFEFIEKYLEVSLIYEEKINSDRESLPEKNSLSPNDLANLPKNFLLGLRQAIVEGDLEEISGFIEDLRLQNEVLADNISNLANQYQFEQLLALIQAVDSL from the coding sequence ATGTTAATAAATTATTTATCCCGAGCGAGCGGAAAAATTCTCAAAAAATTACCATTACAAACAATCATAATTATCGCGTTTGTTTTACAAATTTGCGTAACTGTCAGTTTGGTTGGTTATCTTTCATTTTACAACGGAAAGCAAGCTGTCAACGATGTAACGCATCAGCTACGCAGCGAGATAACAGCCCGCATTCAAGCCGAATTCCGTAACTTTTTACAAATTGCTAATTTGCTCAATAAAATCAACCTAAAAGCTATGGAAAGCGGCGTTTTAAAGCCAGAAAATCAGGGATTTTTAGAGCAGTATTTTTTAAGCCAAATTAAAGAAATACCTGAAATCAATAGGATCGCATTTGCCAACCAAAAAGGAGAAGTAGTTGCGGTGGCAAGGGATAAAAGCGGACAACTGCTTATTCAAGTTGCTAATCAACAAACTGAAGGTAATTATCAAATATATGGTGTAGATAAGCAAGGCAATAGAACTACTCTTATCAAGAGCATTCCTAAATACGACGTTCGCACTCGTCCTTGGTATAAAGCTGCTGTCAAAGCAGGTAAAGCGACTTGGACTGATATTCATTATTCTGTTTCTCAGGAAACCTTGGGTATTACCGCTACCCAACCCGTATATGACAGAACGGGAAAATTTTTAGGAGTTCTCGGCACGCAATTTACCAATTTGTCTCAAATTAGCAAATTTTTACAAAATGTCAAAGTTGGCATTAACGGACAAACATTTATTATCGAACGCACTGGGTTATTGGTAGGAAGTTCTACAAACGAACAATTATGGAAAAATACTGACGATCGCGCACTAGGGCAACGCCAAACAGCTTTTAACAAAAATAATCCTTTAATGGTAGCAATTGGAGACAATTTACGCAAAAAATTTGGTAGTTTAGCTCGGATCGACAGTAACCAAAAACTCGATTTTACCTATGAAGGTAAGCGAATATTTGTTCAAATAGCGCCTTTGAAAGAGCTACGGGGCATAGATTGGTTGCTCGTGGTTGTGGTGAGAGAATCGGATTTCATGGCACGTATCGATGCCAATACTCAAAAAACCGTTTTGTTATGTATTTTAGCAACCTTCGTATCTACTTTTATCGGTATAAAACTTGCTGCGTGGGTGACTAAACCAATTCACCAGCTAAATGCAGCTGCTAGGGGAATTGCGATCGGTGAATGGGATAAAACTGTAGAGATCGAGCGCTTTGATGAAGTCGGACAATTAGCTAAATCATTTAATCAAATGGCAGGGCAGTTGAAAATTTTGTTTGCCCAAATGCAAGAATTAAATGAAGCATTATTTGCTAGCGAACGGCGATTAGAACAATTTTTAGTAGCGTTACCCGTAGGAGTGGCAGTAATTGAAAAAAATGGAACGATTTCTTATGCCAATCAGATGGCAAAAGATTTGTTTAACGATCGCAATATTTTGCATACGACTCCTGAAAATAGAGCTAATATTTATCAGCTTTATTTAGGGGGAAGCGATCGCCTTTATCCTAGCGACAGATTGCCATCAGTGCGGGCGTTGAACGGAGAAACGGTGATAGTTGATGATGTGGAGATTCATCGAGACGGACGGGTGATTTGTCTGGAAATGCGAACGATACCCGTGTTCGATCCGCAGGGAAATGTGGCTTACGCGATCGCTGCTTTTCACGATATCACCGATCGCAAACAAGCAGAAGCTCAACGCCAACAAGCAGAAAAAGCACTGATCGAAAGCGAAAAACGCTATGCAAACTTAGCAAATGCGGCACCTGTCGGGATTTTTCGCACCGATATTGAGGGTTGTTGCTTGTACGGAAACGATCGCAGTTTTGAAATGATCGGACTTGAGCGATCGGAATCTATGGGACAGGGTTGGACTAAAAGCTTACACCCGGACGATCGCGATCGAGCGCTGGCTGCTTGGTTTGATTTAGTTCGCAAAGGCATTCCCTTTAACTGCGAGTACCGATTCGTGCGATCGGACTACACTACTATCTGGGTATTCGGGCAAGCTATTCCCGAAAAAGATGCTAATGGTAACATTATCGGCTATATCGGTACGATTACCGACATTACCGATCGCAAACTAGTAGAAACAGCGCTAAAAACATCAAGATCGAGACTGAAAGATGTACTGGAAAATGCGGCTGTTCTAATTATCAGTCTGCGGCTTTATGAAGATATGACATGGGAATACGAATATATTTCTCCACGTTCGGAAGCAATCTTAGGCTTTCGACCAGAAGAGTTTTTAGCAAACCCCAACCTTTGGTCAGAGCGGTTAAAACCAGAAGATTTTGCCTATAAAATGATGCCTTTGGAAAGAATGCTGACCGAAAATTACTTAGAGTTTGAATATCGATTTCGTCATAAAAATGGCAAGATAATTTGGTTAAATGAAACTTTGATCAGAAGAAAGTCTCCCGATGGTAACTATTGGTTAATTACCATCGTAACAAGCGACATTAGCCAACGAAAAAAAGCTGAAAAATTACTAGAAAGGTATAATCGTAATTTAGAAAAGCAAGTCCAAAAACGCACGGCTGAATTAGCCAGCATCAATCAACAATTACAGCAAGAAATTACCGAACGCAAGCAAATCGAAAAAGCTTTGCGTCATAGCGAAGAAAAAACAGCAGCTATCATCGATCATGTGGGAGCGTATATTTATGTCAAAGATTTAAACAGCCGCTACATATTTGCTAATCGTTTATACCAGGAAGCATTAGGACTGACTGAAGAAGAAATCATCGGCGCTGATGATTTTCAACTTTTTTCTTTGCAACTAGCTTTATCAGCGCTCAAAACTGATAGAGAAGTGATAGAGAGCGCTAATGTAGTTCGTTCCTACGATTTAGGAGGGGTGAATAATGCTGGGAAGCGTTGTTATTATTTAAATATCAAAGTTCCTTTAAAAACCGAAGAAGGTAATGTTTATGGAATTTGCGGTATTTCCACAGATATTACTGAAATTAAAACAACAGAAGAAGCATTACGACAAAGTGAAAAGCAAATGCAAGCACTTTTGAGTGCAATACCCGACCTGATGTTTCGACAAAAAGTAGATGGCACTTTTTTAGATGTAACGGGAGACGAAAAGGATTTAATTTTACCTGGGAAATCTATTATTGGCAAAAATTTAAGAGATTTACCCATTGCCGAACCAGTAAAAACTAACTTGCTCGCACGTTTCCAAGCCGCAGTAGAAACCGGAAAAATCCAAATCTACGAACACGATTTAGAAAAACCAGATGGCATTCACAGCTACGAAGCACGCATTGTTCAAAGCGGTGTTGATGAAGTCGTTTGTATCGTGCGCGATATCACGGAACGCAAACTAGCACAAATTGCTTTACAAGAAAGTGAAGAACGCTATCGCTCACTAGTAACGGCGATGGCAGAAGGGATCGTTTTACAAGATGCTAGCGGTTCGATCCGCACCTGTAACGCCAGTGCCGAAAAAATTCTCGGCTTATCTTTAAAAGAAATGATGGGGCTAAGTTCTATTAATTCCTATTGGCAAGCAATTCGGGAAGATGGGTCACCTTTTCCAGGGGAAGAACATCCCGCAATGGTAAGCTTGCGAACTGGCAAACCTTGCTCTAATGTAATAATGGGGATTTACAAATCAGATAGCAGTTTAAGATGGATTTCGATTAACTCCCAGCCTTTATTTCGACCGGAAGAAAAGCTTCCTTATGCAGTTGTCACCTCGTTTTCCGATATTACCGATCGCAAACAAGTAGAAGAAGCATTGCGGAACAGCCAAAACTTTTTACAAAAGGTTGCTAATGCAGTACCTCAGATGTTGTACTTGTTTGACATTACGGAAGGAACCGCTCTTTATTTAAACGAACAGAGCAATAAAATTGTCGGTTATTCTTCCGAAGAGATTTGCGGAGCATCTCCAGAATGGTTGATCGAAAAATTTCATCCAGACGATCGGCATTTGTGCTACGAATTACCTACTCGTTTTATTAATATAGACGATCGAGAAATTCTTTCTACCGAATATCGATTCTTGCATAAAAACGGGGAATGGCGTTGGTTAGTAGCGCGAGAAGTCGTATTTGCCAGAGATGCTACCGGAAAACCCACCCAAATTTTAGGAGCGGTAGAGGACGTTAGCGATCGCAAACTAGCCGAAGAAAAACTGCGGCAGCAACAAGAATTTTTACGAATAGTGATCGATAACGATCCCAATACAATTTTTGTCAAAGATCGAGAAGGAAAATTTTTATTAGTTAATAAAGCGGGGGCTAAGTGCTTTTACAATACAACCGTTGAAGAACTAGTAGGAAAACGAGATGCCGACTTCCATGATTCCGCTGAAATAATAGAAAATTTTCTGCAACAAAATCGTTACATCATTGAAACAGGTCAATCGTTATTTATTCCAGAAGAGAAATTTACTAGTATCGCTCGTCAAGAAAAATGGTTTCAGTGGCAAAAAATTCCCCTACGTCCCCCAGGAAAAGATGAAATTTGCGTGCTGGGAATTGGCGTGGATATTACAGATATCAAACAAAAAGAAGAAGAATTACGACAAGCCAAAGAAGCGGCAGAAGCCGCCAACAAAGCAAAAAGCATTTTCCTCGCTAACATGAGTCATGAATTGCGGACACCTCTCAACGCCATCCTGGGTTTTTCTCATCTGATGGCTCGTGCCACTAACCTTTCCAAAGAACAACAGGAAAACCTTAGCATCATCCATCGTTCTGGAGAACATTTGCTCACTATTATTAATCAAGTGCTTGACCTTTCCAAAATAGAAGCCGGACGCATTACTCTTAGCGAGAATAATTTCGACCTTTATCGTTTATTGGATGAACTGGAAATCATGTTCTCTTTGAAAGTCAAAGATAAGAACTTACAGCTGAATTTTGAACGATACCCCGATGTTCCCCAATGCGTTCGGACGGATGAAATCAAACTGCGAGAAGTATTGATCAATTTAATTAGTAACGCGATTAAATTTACTTCTGATGGCAATGTTTACATCCGAACATCTTTAATCGATCGTTCGCCACTAGCAGTTAATCGGGGAAAAGAATCAACAAACAACTTAAGCGAACCAAAAGAAATAGCGATTCAATTTGAAATTATCGATACCGGGATTGGCATCTATCCAGAAGAATTTGAAAAATTATTTAAACCATTCCTGCAAACCATTTCAGGGCAACAAGTACAAGAAGGAACTGGCTTAGGATTAACTATTAGCCGCCAATTTATCCGCTTGATGGGAGGAGAAATCACCGTTTCTAGTCATGGTAAATCATTTAATCCAGAGGCTAATTCATGCGAAATCAATCAGGAACGAATTACTGGCACGACTTTTAAATTTTATATTCAAGCAGGTGTTGCTAGTGATAGCGAAATTAAATATTCTTTCCAAAAGCGCCGCCCGATTGCCTTAGCTTCCCATCAGCCTTCTTATCGAATATTAATCGTTGATGATAGTAACGAAAATCGCCAGCTACTAACAGAACTCCTTACACCTATTGGTTTTGAGTTAAAATCGGCCAATGATGGCTCTCAAGCACTGCAAATCTGGGAAAGCTGGCAACCTGACTTAATATGGATGGATATGAGAATGCCAATCAAGGATGGCTACGAAGCTACTAGAGAAATTAGATCTAAGGAAAAAAATAGAACAGAATCGGAAATGGGAAAAAGCCATCAAACTAAAATAATTGCTTTGACAGCAAGTGCTTTTGAGGAAGAAAAAGCAAGTATATTGGCAGCAGGTTGTGATGACTTTATTAGTAAACCTTTTCGAGAACAAGATATCTTTGAATTTATTGAAAAATATTTAGAAGTTTCCCTAATTTATGAAGAAAAAATTAATTCCGATCGAGAAAGTTTACCCGAAAAAAATTCTTTAAGTCCCAACGATTTGGCGAATTTACCCAAAAACTTTTTGTTGGGTTTGCGTCAGGCGATCGTAGAAGGCGATCTAGAAGAAATTAGCGGTTTTATTGAAGATTTACGTCTGCAAAATGAAGTACTGGCAGACAACATATCAAATTTAGCAAACCAGTATCAATTCGAGCAATTACTAGCGTTAATTCAGGCTGTGGATAGTTTATGA
- a CDS encoding GlsB/YeaQ/YmgE family stress response membrane protein, with the protein MGILAWLLLGLIAGAIAKAIYPGHQGGGIFATIGLGILGALVGGWLGNLFLGTAGGATAGALTIPSIAFAIIGAMVLIFLWGLLTRQSA; encoded by the coding sequence ATGGGTATTTTAGCTTGGCTTCTTTTAGGTTTAATTGCCGGTGCAATTGCTAAGGCTATCTATCCCGGTCATCAAGGCGGCGGTATTTTCGCGACGATCGGTTTGGGAATTTTAGGTGCTTTAGTAGGTGGTTGGTTAGGCAACCTCTTTTTGGGAACAGCGGGAGGAGCGACAGCAGGAGCATTAACAATTCCTAGTATTGCTTTTGCCATCATCGGTGCTATGGTTCTAATTTTCCTATGGGGTTTGTTAACCCGTCAAAGTGCATAA
- a CDS encoding glycosyltransferase, with protein MIVKNEEASLSNCLNSVKELVDEIIVLDTGSTDRTPEITRKFGGKIYNYQWCDDFSAARNDSLKYAQGDWILILDADEELTPEIVPQIKKAILEPQYLAINLLRQDIGWEQSPYSVVSRLFRHHPTINFSRPYYAMLDDSIVQLLQKEPQWQVGYLPDVAILHHGYQKERLALKDKLQAARSAMEKYLTKHPNDSYGWIKLGTLYVQTGNTNQGIELLKNSLNISGINEFVLYELHYYLGMAYENLQQLNLAKYHYQLATQIPLLPKLKLAAYNNLGNILKAACKLQAAKSTYEAALQIDPYFAAGYYNLGMTLKALGEMENAIAAYLQAIDLNPHYADAYQNLGVVLLKIGNVAEGLSAFQKAIALHEKTNPSEANRLRQGLKEIGFTVS; from the coding sequence ATGATTGTTAAAAATGAAGAGGCATCTTTATCTAATTGCCTCAATAGCGTCAAAGAATTAGTAGATGAAATAATAGTTTTAGACACTGGTTCTACCGACAGAACACCGGAAATAACCAGAAAATTTGGCGGAAAAATTTATAATTATCAATGGTGCGATGATTTCTCGGCAGCCCGCAATGATTCTCTCAAATATGCTCAAGGAGATTGGATTTTAATTTTAGATGCGGATGAAGAACTAACCCCAGAAATCGTACCCCAGATTAAGAAAGCTATCCTCGAACCCCAGTATCTAGCGATTAATTTATTAAGGCAAGATATCGGCTGGGAACAATCACCGTATTCCGTAGTTTCTCGCTTATTTCGCCATCATCCAACCATTAATTTTTCTCGCCCTTATTATGCAATGCTAGATGATAGTATAGTACAGCTTTTACAAAAAGAACCGCAATGGCAAGTAGGATATTTGCCGGATGTAGCTATTTTACATCATGGCTATCAAAAGGAACGGCTCGCCCTGAAAGATAAGCTGCAAGCAGCACGATCGGCAATGGAAAAATACCTGACTAAGCATCCTAATGATTCTTATGGATGGATTAAACTGGGAACTCTGTACGTACAAACAGGTAACACCAATCAAGGTATTGAATTATTAAAAAATAGTTTAAATATTTCGGGAATCAATGAATTTGTTTTGTATGAATTACACTACTATTTGGGAATGGCTTATGAAAATTTACAGCAATTAAATTTGGCTAAATATCATTATCAATTAGCAACTCAAATTCCTCTTTTACCTAAGTTAAAATTAGCTGCTTACAATAATCTTGGTAATATTTTAAAAGCTGCTTGCAAACTTCAAGCAGCTAAAAGCACTTATGAAGCTGCTTTACAAATTGACCCCTATTTCGCTGCTGGTTATTATAACTTGGGGATGACGCTGAAGGCATTAGGAGAAATGGAAAATGCGATCGCAGCTTACCTACAAGCGATCGATTTGAACCCTCACTATGCGGATGCCTATCAAAACTTAGGAGTAGTATTGCTAAAAATTGGCAACGTAGCGGAAGGTCTATCAGCTTTTCAAAAAGCGATCGCACTCCACGAAAAAACTAATCCTTCCGAAGCAAACCGATTACGGCAAGGTTTAAAAGAGATCGGTTTTACCGTCAGCTAA
- a CDS encoding diguanylate cyclase, whose translation MNQECFVLSKVNILVVDDTIVNLTLLSQILSRQGYKVRVAPNGNLALQSARSNPPDLILLDIKMPQMNGYEVCQQLKEDRRTCDIPIIFISALDEAVDKVTAFKIGAVDYITKPFEEIEVLARIENQLRLRRFQIELQNQNAQLQLLLTTTQAISSAANVEEALEVILANVCLTIGWDFGEAWIPNSETKLLEYSRAWYGNKVDLQQFHSESCKLRFAVGEGLPGRVWFSQQLEWIEDVSQAEEEVFYRVQSATEAGLKGAIAIPIAFEHQVLAVLLFFQKREMIPDERSLTLVNAIATQLGSMIHRKKIEADLIRANLELERLANLDGLTKVANRRRFDTYLSQEWQRGIREKQPLSLILFDVDYFKKYNDYYGHQCGDECLQKIALAATRAAKRSADLVARYGGEEFAIILPNTPAEGAIQVAQAIREQMRQLMIPHIASDVNEYVSLSLGVCSVVPMGDRSPETLIAAADRALYQAKTQGRDRIIFQTSDLADSHLHSTIGQGN comes from the coding sequence ATGAATCAGGAGTGTTTTGTTTTATCAAAAGTGAATATTTTAGTAGTAGACGATACAATAGTCAATCTTACTCTCCTCAGCCAAATTTTGTCTCGTCAAGGGTATAAAGTTAGGGTTGCTCCTAATGGTAACCTGGCTCTTCAATCAGCGCGATCGAACCCTCCCGATTTAATTTTACTTGATATTAAAATGCCGCAAATGAACGGCTATGAAGTTTGTCAACAACTCAAAGAAGATAGACGAACGTGCGATATTCCAATTATTTTTATTAGTGCTTTAGATGAAGCAGTTGATAAGGTAACTGCTTTTAAGATAGGAGCAGTAGATTATATTACTAAACCTTTTGAAGAAATCGAAGTTTTAGCTCGGATTGAAAATCAATTACGCCTGCGTCGATTTCAGATAGAATTGCAAAATCAGAACGCTCAATTGCAACTTTTACTAACGACTACTCAAGCAATTAGTTCGGCAGCCAATGTAGAGGAAGCTCTAGAAGTTATTTTGGCGAATGTTTGTTTAACAATCGGTTGGGATTTCGGCGAAGCTTGGATTCCCAATTCAGAAACGAAATTATTAGAATATAGTCGCGCTTGGTATGGTAATAAGGTTGATTTGCAACAATTTCATAGTGAAAGTTGTAAGTTACGCTTTGCGGTTGGTGAAGGGTTACCCGGGCGAGTTTGGTTTTCTCAACAACTAGAATGGATCGAAGATGTATCCCAAGCAGAAGAAGAAGTGTTTTATCGAGTGCAAAGTGCGACGGAAGCGGGATTAAAAGGTGCTATAGCTATTCCGATCGCGTTCGAGCATCAAGTTCTTGCTGTTTTGCTATTTTTCCAGAAACGGGAAATGATCCCCGACGAACGATCGCTAACGCTGGTAAATGCGATCGCAACTCAATTAGGCTCGATGATTCACCGCAAAAAAATAGAAGCAGACCTGATTCGAGCAAATTTAGAATTAGAACGACTCGCTAACTTAGACGGCTTAACCAAAGTAGCTAATCGTCGTCGTTTCGACACCTACTTATCTCAAGAATGGCAGCGGGGAATTCGAGAAAAACAACCATTATCTTTAATTTTATTCGATGTCGATTATTTTAAAAAATACAACGATTATTACGGACATCAGTGCGGGGATGAATGTTTGCAAAAAATCGCCCTTGCCGCTACTCGTGCAGCCAAACGTTCGGCTGACTTAGTGGCTCGTTATGGCGGTGAAGAATTTGCCATCATTTTACCCAATACTCCTGCTGAAGGTGCTATCCAAGTAGCCCAAGCGATTCGCGAACAAATGAGGCAATTAATGATTCCTCATATTGCCTCAGATGTCAACGAATACGTTAGTCTAAGTTTAGGAGTCTGTAGCGTTGTGCCGATGGGAGATCGTTCGCCAGAAACTCTCATTGCTGCTGCGGACAGGGCACTCTACCAAGCCAAAACTCAGGGGCGCGATCGCATTATCTTTCAAACATCCGATCTGGCAGACTCTCACCTACATAGCACGATCGGCCAAGGAAATTGA
- a CDS encoding MOSC N-terminal beta barrel domain-containing protein, with amino-acid sequence MPYLAGIFIFPIKSLDAVAVDRATFLASGALQQDREFAIADSQGKFVNGKRNPKVHLLRSSWDATTKTVTLQIQNTAEKQVFNLPKQTNQLESWLSEYFGFSVQLIQNSVTGFPDDAIASGPTIISISTIETVASWFPGITINEMRLRLRANIEIGGVPAFWEDRLFNNPEQIVQFQIGEVTFHGINPCQRCVVPTRNPLTGESYPHFQKVFSEKRKETLPSWVNPSYFNHFYRLSINTKVPTSEVGKIIKIGDEIKILRSSSPFI; translated from the coding sequence ATGCCATATCTCGCAGGCATTTTCATTTTTCCGATCAAATCACTGGATGCCGTAGCAGTAGATCGGGCTACATTTTTAGCCAGCGGTGCTTTACAGCAAGACCGAGAATTTGCGATCGCGGACTCCCAAGGTAAATTTGTCAATGGCAAGCGTAACCCAAAAGTGCATTTATTGCGATCGTCCTGGGATGCAACCACAAAAACCGTTACTCTGCAAATCCAAAATACCGCCGAAAAACAAGTATTTAATTTACCAAAACAAACTAACCAACTAGAAAGCTGGTTGAGTGAATATTTCGGTTTTTCAGTTCAATTAATTCAAAACTCTGTCACCGGTTTTCCAGATGATGCGATCGCATCTGGGCCAACTATTATTAGTATCAGCACCATAGAAACAGTTGCCTCTTGGTTTCCCGGTATTACTATAAATGAAATGCGGTTACGCCTGAGAGCAAATATTGAAATTGGTGGCGTACCAGCATTTTGGGAAGACCGATTATTTAACAATCCAGAACAAATCGTTCAATTCCAAATCGGTGAAGTAACGTTTCACGGTATAAATCCCTGTCAACGCTGTGTAGTTCCCACCAGAAACCCATTAACCGGAGAAAGTTACCCTCATTTTCAAAAAGTCTTTTCTGAAAAACGAAAAGAAACTTTACCATCATGGGTAAATCCATCTTATTTCAATCATTTTTACCGCTTGAGCATCAATACTAAAGTACCCACATCAGAAGTAGGAAAAATTATCAAAATCGGCGATGAAATAAAAATTTTACGATCGTCCTCTCCCTTTATTTAA